In Numidum massiliense, a single genomic region encodes these proteins:
- a CDS encoding LacI family DNA-binding transcriptional regulator, with protein sequence MKKKKVTIREVAKEAGVSVATVSRYLNKNGYVSDVSKGKIKAVMKRLDYKPNEIARGLARKKTNTIALIIPDIKNPFFPELVVAIDEVARSKGYSIILINTVEDELQDNNFWKSLQSRYVDGFIIAAFRFNKNVLKSIHDLQIPYVRVDRAASNETPHSIGLDNYKGAKLATEHLLEIGCKKIAHISGPKSYPPSIDRICGFADTVMKWFPDEEPIVYEGNFTLSSGKKMTKQLLNDDASVDGIFLANDLMAIGSLKALKSMAINVPKDVALVGFDGIELTEMVEPEITTVEQPIYEIGVVATNKLIHLIEKTVDDTLDLELDVRLVKRESTLGFKAR encoded by the coding sequence GTGAAGAAAAAAAAGGTTACGATTAGGGAAGTTGCGAAAGAGGCTGGTGTATCAGTAGCAACCGTTTCCCGCTATTTGAATAAAAACGGTTATGTGAGTGACGTTTCCAAAGGGAAAATCAAGGCGGTGATGAAGCGATTAGATTATAAACCTAACGAAATTGCGCGCGGATTGGCAAGAAAAAAAACGAATACTATCGCCTTAATCATTCCAGATATAAAAAACCCTTTTTTCCCAGAGCTTGTTGTAGCGATCGATGAGGTCGCGAGATCAAAAGGCTATAGCATTATCTTAATTAACACAGTGGAAGATGAGTTGCAAGATAATAACTTTTGGAAAAGTTTACAGAGCAGATATGTCGATGGTTTTATCATCGCTGCTTTCCGGTTTAACAAAAATGTATTAAAAAGCATACATGATTTGCAAATTCCTTATGTTCGTGTAGATCGAGCCGCATCCAACGAAACGCCTCATTCGATTGGTCTAGACAATTATAAAGGAGCTAAACTGGCGACCGAACACTTACTGGAAATCGGTTGTAAAAAAATTGCCCATATTAGTGGCCCTAAATCTTATCCTCCGTCGATTGACCGGATTTGCGGTTTCGCCGATACAGTAATGAAGTGGTTTCCGGACGAGGAACCGATTGTTTATGAGGGTAATTTTACACTAAGCAGCGGGAAAAAAATGACTAAACAACTACTGAACGACGATGCGAGCGTTGACGGTATATTTTTAGCCAATGATTTAATGGCGATTGGCTCGCTTAAAGCGCTAAAATCAATGGCGATTAATGTGCCGAAAGATGTGGCACTTGTAGGGTTTGACGGCATAGAATTAACCGAAATGGTCGAGCCAGAAATTACGACAGTCGAGCAACCAATTTATGAGATCGGTGTCGTTGCTACGAATAAACTGATTCATTTGATCGAGAAAACAGTCGATGATACCTTGGATCTTGAGCTGGACGTCCGTCTTGTTAAACGGGAGTCGACGTTGGGGTTCAAGGCGCGTTAG
- a CDS encoding extracellular solute-binding protein → MYNEINILSPCGMLGYGFPVESFMRGLKENLHGIVVDAGSTDAGPHKLGAGVPIVSRRATKKDLEVIIQNGLPRKIPIVIGSAGGAGAKPHVDWTLGIVKEILHEADLKAKIAVIWTDFEKEYIVEANKRGKIKPLSPNVKPLTEAIILETENIVAQMGHEPILEALENGSDIIVCGRAYDPSPFAAIGVYHKKDLALSYHLGKILECGALCAEPGTTKDSILGKIGDGYFTVKSLNPLRKCSPTSVAAHTFYEKEHPYILHSSGDSKNPKYAFTAAGDIAELDYIFDMAFGIDKDWLKKKDGTLEYAKVSEKEKEKLTFYNKLYKEGLIDPQYITKKWDTKEKAFYDGEAAVIVGTAGKVIDIYNGKMKQVNGKDAELVVLPPAKGEGQGYGPTDVTKEARGIAISSQSEHKEIAFKILDYLASPKGQMFDRLGFEGEHYKVVDGEIALDEKYYNEWYSRFWEPKAFDPEKPLKTPLLSEPATESQKLVQKHYSENNNVIIPEELVASKDAIDNLYKEYATDMITGKRPIDDFDKFVDEWKQAGGEQITDFVNEK, encoded by the coding sequence ATGTACAACGAAATCAATATTTTATCTCCGTGCGGTATGTTAGGTTACGGGTTTCCGGTTGAATCTTTTATGAGAGGCTTAAAAGAAAACCTTCACGGCATTGTCGTTGACGCTGGCTCTACGGATGCTGGTCCGCATAAATTAGGTGCAGGTGTGCCAATCGTCAGTCGAAGGGCGACAAAAAAGGACCTGGAGGTCATTATACAAAACGGCCTGCCGAGAAAAATCCCGATAGTGATCGGTTCAGCAGGTGGGGCAGGTGCCAAACCGCATGTGGACTGGACACTTGGTATTGTAAAAGAAATACTACACGAAGCAGACTTAAAGGCAAAGATTGCTGTCATTTGGACTGACTTTGAGAAGGAGTACATAGTTGAAGCTAACAAGCGAGGGAAAATAAAACCGTTGTCCCCTAATGTAAAGCCGCTTACGGAAGCTATCATCTTGGAGACGGAAAATATCGTCGCGCAAATGGGCCACGAGCCAATTTTGGAAGCGCTGGAAAACGGAAGCGACATTATTGTTTGTGGCAGGGCATATGATCCCTCACCATTTGCAGCGATTGGCGTTTATCATAAGAAAGATTTAGCCCTATCCTATCACTTAGGGAAAATTTTAGAGTGTGGTGCACTTTGTGCTGAACCTGGAACGACGAAAGATAGTATTTTGGGAAAAATAGGGGACGGTTACTTTACCGTAAAGTCGTTGAATCCGCTTCGAAAATGTAGCCCGACGAGCGTTGCCGCTCATACGTTTTACGAAAAAGAACACCCTTACATCTTACATTCTTCGGGAGACAGTAAGAATCCGAAGTATGCGTTTACGGCAGCAGGTGATATTGCCGAGTTAGACTATATTTTTGACATGGCCTTCGGGATTGATAAAGACTGGCTGAAAAAGAAAGACGGCACTTTAGAATACGCGAAGGTTTCGGAAAAAGAGAAGGAGAAATTAACCTTCTACAATAAGTTGTATAAAGAAGGCTTGATTGATCCGCAGTATATTACGAAAAAATGGGACACAAAGGAAAAGGCATTTTACGATGGCGAAGCAGCGGTCATCGTAGGAACAGCTGGTAAAGTTATCGACATTTACAACGGGAAAATGAAACAAGTGAATGGTAAGGATGCGGAGTTAGTCGTCCTTCCACCGGCCAAAGGGGAAGGGCAAGGCTACGGACCGACCGACGTGACGAAAGAAGCGAGAGGGATTGCGATTTCGTCGCAATCGGAGCACAAAGAGATTGCCTTCAAGATCTTGGACTATTTGGCCAGTCCGAAGGGGCAAATGTTTGACCGCTTAGGGTTTGAAGGGGAGCACTACAAAGTAGTAGACGGTGAGATCGCACTAGATGAAAAATATTACAACGAGTGGTACTCGCGCTTCTGGGAGCCTAAGGCGTTTGATCCAGAAAAACCGCTAAAAACACCGTTACTCAGTGAGCCGGCTACTGAGTCGCAAAAATTAGTGCAAAAGCATTACAGTGAAAATAACAACGTGATTATTCCGGAAGAATTGGTTGCCAGTAAGGATGCGATTGACAACTTGTATAAAGAATATGCAACGGACATGATTACTGGCAAACGCCCGATCGATGATTTCGATAAGTTTGTCGACGAATGGAAACAAGCCGGTGGCGAGCAGATTACGGATTTTGTCAATGAAAAATAA
- the rbsK gene encoding ribokinase: MSKSKVTVVGSINMDLVTETPRVPRLGETLIGTRFSTVPGGKGANQAVACARLGADVTMVGCVGGDGFGQELIDNLSRENVHTRFVERIDDVSTGIAVITIANSDNSIIVVPGANHHLTPDSVRRAEEAIEMADIVLLQLEIPLETVRETVTIAHRHGVPVILNPAPAAQLPQDLLDQVTVLTPNEHELAVISGEQADRVEGFTQLIQAFAGEIVMTKGSEGVYYKDDKQVVHVPSFAVEVVDTTGAGDSFNAGLAVKLSQGTSLREAVRYAVAVGALSVTKFGAQGGMPTEKDVAAFLRDKSY, from the coding sequence ATGTCTAAATCGAAAGTAACTGTTGTAGGAAGTATCAACATGGATCTCGTGACGGAAACGCCTCGCGTGCCACGTTTGGGGGAGACACTTATCGGTACGCGTTTTTCTACGGTTCCTGGGGGAAAGGGAGCCAACCAAGCTGTTGCATGCGCCCGTCTCGGTGCCGATGTGACGATGGTCGGCTGTGTTGGCGGTGACGGATTTGGTCAAGAACTTATCGATAATTTAAGCCGTGAAAACGTACATACACGATTTGTTGAAAGGATTGACGACGTGTCGACAGGGATTGCTGTGATCACGATTGCGAACAGCGATAACTCGATCATCGTCGTTCCAGGGGCTAATCACCACTTGACACCGGACTCTGTACGACGTGCGGAAGAAGCGATAGAAATGGCGGATATCGTATTGTTACAGTTGGAAATACCGCTAGAGACAGTACGTGAGACGGTAACGATCGCCCACCGCCACGGAGTCCCTGTCATTTTAAACCCGGCACCCGCAGCCCAATTGCCACAGGATTTGTTGGATCAAGTGACCGTACTGACTCCGAACGAACACGAACTGGCGGTAATAAGTGGGGAGCAAGCAGATCGCGTAGAAGGTTTTACCCAACTTATTCAAGCATTTGCCGGGGAAATTGTGATGACAAAAGGTAGCGAGGGCGTCTACTATAAGGACGATAAACAAGTCGTCCACGTTCCGAGTTTTGCTGTAGAAGTTGTCGACACAACTGGTGCTGGTGATTCTTTTAACGCCGGTTTAGCTGTGAAGTTAAGCCAAGGGACATCCCTTCGAGAGGCCGTGCGTTACGCGGTTGCCGTAGGGGCTTTGTCAGTAACAAAATTCGGTGCACAAGGCGGCATGCCGACTGAAAAAGATGTGGCGGCTTTTTTGCGCGATAAATCTTATTGA
- a CDS encoding ADP-ribosylglycohydrolase family protein, protein MIPNNYLETIYAGFLGMNAGIRLGAPVEPPVWTDKRIEQIYGDIRGYVKEYKNFAADDDANGPVFFIRALYDDASDRELEAADVGNAWLNYARHGIGIFWWGGEGVSTEHTAYINLTRGIPAPKSGSAEVNGLVMAEQIGGQIFIDTWGLLFPNNIHKAAEYAEKAASVSHDKNGLYGARFMAACISKAFATHSILEVIEAGLSTIPEDSTYAKVVQAVVDFHQQQPDDFKACRQYLEEEWGYDKYTGVCHIIPNAGVCVLALLYGAGDFARTIEIATMCGWDTDCNAGNVGTIAGVMYGLAHIPDHYRQPINDFIVTSSVSGYLNIVDIPTFCKELALLGYRLSGAEAPAALVNGYKRDDIYFDFELPGSTHGFRTDHSFKTLLRHSDQVGFESTGSLEVLFDRMVETDRSKVFYKPFYRRFDFSDERYKPTFAPKAYCGQTVSADIYLDKWHGEDIILTPYVRDTYTQEDLTSESITLQNKAWQKITFTIPDTDGAVIDEIGYIIQSPSPLTNRALGCLYIDNFHVFGNADYTIDFSKQFEEFKCITPFAHNLGEWSLTGDYMTCVAPKEGCSAYSGNYYAQDASIAANVQPISGESHCLIFRALGIKRHYLVGFDGPGRVSLIKNDFGYERLLTVPFAWEHGKNYYFHIECRGSRFVFSINGQVVLECEDDRFEYGMFGFGCLAEGETNIRHFHIRDL, encoded by the coding sequence TTGATACCGAACAATTATTTAGAAACGATTTATGCCGGTTTTTTAGGGATGAATGCAGGGATTCGCCTTGGCGCGCCTGTCGAGCCGCCTGTCTGGACGGATAAACGTATTGAACAAATCTACGGAGATATTCGCGGTTATGTCAAGGAGTATAAAAATTTCGCTGCTGACGACGATGCAAATGGTCCGGTGTTTTTTATACGCGCCCTGTATGACGATGCCAGTGATCGCGAGCTTGAAGCGGCCGACGTCGGTAACGCATGGCTCAACTACGCACGGCACGGAATCGGAATTTTTTGGTGGGGTGGGGAAGGTGTTAGTACTGAACATACAGCGTACATAAACTTGACGCGCGGGATCCCAGCCCCGAAGTCGGGATCAGCGGAAGTTAACGGGCTCGTGATGGCAGAACAAATTGGCGGCCAAATCTTTATCGATACGTGGGGACTACTATTTCCTAACAACATACACAAAGCGGCTGAGTACGCGGAGAAGGCAGCAAGTGTTTCTCACGACAAGAACGGCCTTTACGGTGCGAGATTTATGGCCGCATGTATTTCTAAGGCATTTGCAACCCATTCGATACTGGAAGTGATAGAAGCGGGATTAAGCACTATTCCCGAGGATTCGACATACGCGAAAGTCGTTCAGGCTGTTGTCGACTTTCACCAGCAACAGCCAGACGATTTTAAAGCGTGTCGGCAATACTTGGAAGAGGAGTGGGGGTACGATAAGTACACTGGGGTGTGTCACATTATCCCGAACGCGGGTGTTTGTGTGCTTGCCCTTTTATACGGAGCTGGCGATTTTGCCCGCACGATTGAAATTGCGACGATGTGTGGATGGGATACTGATTGTAATGCGGGTAACGTCGGTACGATTGCTGGTGTGATGTACGGGCTAGCTCACATCCCCGATCATTATCGACAACCGATCAACGATTTTATCGTGACATCGAGTGTCTCGGGTTATTTAAACATCGTCGACATCCCGACATTTTGCAAAGAACTTGCGCTGCTGGGCTATCGCTTGTCGGGGGCAGAGGCTCCAGCAGCACTTGTAAACGGATATAAGCGGGATGACATTTATTTCGATTTTGAACTTCCTGGTTCCACCCATGGCTTTAGAACCGATCATTCGTTTAAGACATTGCTCCGCCATTCGGATCAAGTCGGTTTTGAAAGTACGGGGTCGTTAGAAGTGTTGTTCGACCGCATGGTAGAAACGGATCGCAGCAAAGTCTTTTACAAACCGTTCTATAGAAGATTTGATTTTAGTGATGAACGCTATAAGCCGACTTTTGCACCGAAGGCATATTGTGGACAAACGGTAAGTGCCGACATTTATTTGGATAAATGGCATGGCGAAGACATTATTCTCACACCGTACGTTCGCGACACGTACACGCAAGAGGATTTGACGTCGGAATCTATCACGTTACAAAATAAAGCGTGGCAGAAGATCACATTTACCATACCGGACACGGATGGTGCCGTGATTGATGAAATCGGCTATATTATTCAGAGTCCTTCTCCGTTGACGAACAGGGCGTTAGGTTGCTTATACATCGATAACTTCCACGTATTTGGTAACGCGGATTACACGATCGATTTCTCTAAGCAGTTTGAGGAGTTCAAGTGCATAACGCCTTTCGCTCATAATCTCGGAGAGTGGTCGCTAACCGGGGATTATATGACGTGTGTGGCTCCTAAAGAAGGGTGCTCCGCGTATAGCGGAAACTATTATGCGCAAGATGCCTCAATTGCAGCCAACGTCCAACCGATTAGCGGTGAGAGTCATTGCCTCATTTTTAGAGCGCTTGGGATTAAACGTCATTATTTAGTAGGCTTTGATGGTCCCGGGAGAGTCTCTCTTATTAAGAACGATTTTGGCTATGAAAGACTACTAACGGTTCCCTTCGCTTGGGAACATGGAAAAAACTATTATTTTCATATAGAATGTAGGGGAAGTCGATTTGTTTTTTCCATTAATGGGCAAGTCGTTCTAGAGTGTGAGGATGATCGCTTTGAGTACGGCATGTTTGGTTTCGGTTGTTTAGCAGAAGGTGAAACAAACATTCGGCATTTTCATATACGGGACCTTTAA
- a CDS encoding DNA-3-methyladenine glycosylase, giving the protein MERTFLEQDTVKVAELLIGCHLVRQTKNGLIRVQITETEAYKGSEDPASHAYRGMTPRNQVMFGEVGVLYVYFIYGMHFCMNIVAHEPGAVGAVLIRGAVPIEGIELMRTNRAGVPDKALLNGPAKLTQALEVTKELNGYDLIDDPERRLTLELPPTTSPESRDKTNKLPQTKKNRRTPRIGISSGTELLWRFVAVDSATRCKQ; this is encoded by the coding sequence ATGGAAAGAACATTTCTCGAACAAGACACGGTTAAAGTAGCAGAACTATTAATCGGCTGTCACCTCGTCAGACAGACAAAAAACGGACTCATCCGCGTGCAAATTACAGAAACAGAAGCGTACAAAGGGAGCGAAGATCCAGCTAGCCACGCCTACCGCGGCATGACGCCGCGAAATCAAGTCATGTTCGGAGAGGTCGGTGTTTTGTATGTTTACTTTATTTACGGCATGCATTTTTGTATGAATATCGTCGCCCACGAACCGGGAGCGGTCGGGGCAGTGCTCATACGAGGGGCCGTTCCGATAGAGGGCATCGAATTAATGCGCACGAATCGCGCAGGTGTTCCGGATAAAGCCCTTCTAAACGGTCCGGCGAAACTGACACAAGCACTTGAAGTTACGAAGGAGCTAAACGGATACGACCTCATTGACGACCCGGAACGGCGGTTAACGTTGGAACTGCCTCCGACCACTTCGCCAGAGTCACGAGATAAGACAAACAAGCTCCCGCAGACGAAAAAAAATCGGCGAACTCCCCGCATCGGCATTTCTTCTGGGACTGAGCTGTTATGGCGTTTCGTCGCTGTCGATTCCGCTACCCGTTGCAAACAGTAG
- a CDS encoding ADP-ribosylglycohydrolase family protein: MLSFEERVKGVILSTALGDALGAPVEKLSYEQIKERYTRVETLTTEWYKANEPFEVTQGKQRGNGIVTDDTLMTIALINVYLKERRHLDAYDLGNAFVKEIAFKKTYIPEFGREALIIDRLFYPEKHIFTRHVLANCEPREAGIGNMINCGAAMYIAPVGVVNAGHPKAAYDEAILFAMGHQSSYGLEAAGVLAACVAKAFQQHVTVDDIVDTAIYYAKDGTKQAIKALTDAARELRSVKHDMDRVVKTFHQVIAQYSPMGDDVHRQVDKIGIPSNHYTPSRLFSIEELPMALAFIVLNDGDYYQSLLDGINSGRDTDSIGVMIGVILGAMYGDRVIEKAHVALLEATNRIAFSELATRFSQVAKKIITDDLELNDERKQHLSVID, encoded by the coding sequence TTGCTTTCTTTTGAAGAACGAGTAAAGGGCGTCATTTTATCCACCGCTTTAGGGGATGCACTTGGCGCCCCCGTCGAAAAATTAAGTTACGAACAAATAAAAGAACGGTATACGCGAGTAGAGACACTTACTACTGAATGGTATAAAGCGAACGAGCCATTCGAGGTGACGCAAGGAAAACAGCGCGGCAACGGCATCGTGACAGACGATACATTGATGACGATCGCCCTCATCAATGTCTATCTGAAGGAACGGCGACACTTGGACGCCTACGATCTCGGGAATGCATTTGTGAAGGAAATTGCGTTTAAAAAGACGTACATTCCAGAGTTCGGGAGAGAAGCACTCATTATCGACCGACTGTTCTATCCAGAAAAACACATTTTTACACGCCATGTTTTGGCTAACTGTGAACCGCGCGAAGCGGGGATCGGCAATATGATTAACTGTGGTGCGGCAATGTATATAGCTCCTGTAGGAGTCGTCAACGCTGGTCATCCGAAAGCGGCGTACGACGAAGCGATTTTGTTTGCGATGGGCCACCAAAGTAGTTACGGGCTGGAGGCTGCGGGTGTCCTCGCCGCCTGTGTGGCCAAGGCATTTCAACAACATGTAACCGTTGATGACATTGTCGATACCGCGATTTATTACGCCAAGGACGGTACAAAACAAGCGATAAAGGCACTAACGGATGCCGCACGAGAACTGCGGTCGGTTAAACACGACATGGACCGTGTCGTCAAGACTTTTCATCAGGTAATCGCTCAATACTCACCCATGGGGGACGATGTTCATCGACAGGTGGATAAGATCGGGATTCCCTCCAATCATTACACGCCAAGCCGTTTGTTTTCGATTGAAGAATTACCGATGGCACTCGCTTTTATTGTTTTAAACGACGGCGATTACTATCAATCGCTGTTAGATGGCATTAATTCTGGTAGGGATACCGATTCGATTGGAGTAATGATTGGTGTTATTTTAGGAGCGATGTACGGTGACCGAGTTATTGAGAAAGCGCACGTGGCTTTACTAGAGGCGACGAACCGAATAGCCTTTAGCGAGCTTGCTACTCGCTTCTCGCAAGTGGCGAAAAAAATCATTACCGATGATTTAGAGCTGAACGACGAGCGGAAACAGCATTTAAGTGTTATAGATTAA